From Mercenaria mercenaria strain notata chromosome 17, MADL_Memer_1, whole genome shotgun sequence, the proteins below share one genomic window:
- the LOC128550007 gene encoding uncharacterized protein LOC128550007: MGGIFTPGLSGREMKRASIACELIRDPDIIFLDEPTTGLDSSTTTSLISLLKTYAAESGKSVIASIHQPSSQNFFQFDKLMLLTGGQVAYFGETSQVVQHFQSVGIAVEENYNPADFILEALSESEEVRTKLLSASKSNSYIHRVQYRDGEMLNFSGGIEVDEKLANGVAFSDMDPGSVHMSLLDLESPENELEIHSVDSERKWPTGFWTQYSQLTLRTFRESRRRILDKTKLLENLLICGFVSLIFFQLPRNEDTLRDRMGAVFFIAAHWAFIPLFDAVTSFPMERMVINKERSAHWYRLSAYYLAKMSSELVLILIQPTVFVIIAYWVIGLNGIEAFFSTLGTVFIDSIAGQSFGLFIGIACMQINQAMTVSITFQMAIMLLGGLFTRNIPVWLDWMKYLSFLHYSFHSLMVLEFTDGKPVECLLPAENSAFTICQSANVTEIPSNQILQYYDMTWSYWQYILALLLFTIIFRALGYFTLRYFRKPF, translated from the exons ATGGGAGGTATTTTCACACCTGGACTATCTGGAAGGGAGATGAAGAGAGCCAGTATTGCTTGTGAATTAATACGGGACCCAGACATTATATTTCTTGAT GAACCAACTACTGGTTTAGACTCGAGTACGACCACCAGTTTGATATCACTGTTGAAGACGTATGCAGCAGAAAGCGGCAAGTCGGTTATAGCCTCGATACACCAACCTTCGTCGCAGAATTTCTTTCAGTTTGATAAACTCATGTTACTAACTGGAGGGCAG GTAGCATATTTTGGAGAGACGAGCCAGGTAGTACAACATTTTCAGTCTGTTGGTATTGCAGTTGAAGAGAACTACAACCCTGCAGATTTCATAT TGGAAGCATTGTCAGAGAGTGAAGAAGTTAGAACAAAGTTATTGTCGGCTTCGAAGAGCAACAG TTATATCCACAGGGTGCAATATAGAGATGGAGAAATGTTGAATTTTTCTGGTGGCATAGAAGTGGATGAAAAATTAGCTAATGGTGTTGCATTTAGTGATATGG ATCCAGGCAGTGTACATATGAGTCTTCTTGACCTGGAAAGCCCAGAAAATGAACTTGAAATTCATAGCGTAGACTCAGAACGAAAATGGCCAACAGGTTTCTGGACTCAGTATAGCCAGTTGACACTAAGAACATTTCGAGAATCTCGTAGAAGAATACTTGACAAAACAAAATTACTTGAAAATCTGTTGATCTGTGGCTTTGTGAGCCTGATATTTTTCCAGCTTCCACGTAATGAAGATACGTTACGGGATAGGATGGGAGCCGTGTTCTTCATTGCTGCTCATTGGGCTTTTATACCCTTATTTGATGCTGTTACATCAT TTCCGATGGAGAGGATGGTTATCAACAAGGAGAGATCAGCGCACTGGTACAGACTGTCAGCATACTATCTTGCCAAGATGTCTAGTGAACTTGTCCTTATCCTTATACAGCCGACTGTGTTCGTTATCATTGCATACTGGGTCATAGGTCTGAATGGAATTGAAGCATTCTTCAGTACACTTGGCACAGTTTTCATTGACTCTATAGCTGGGCAG AGTTTTGGGCTGTTTATTGGGATAGCATGTATGCAGATAAACCAGGCAATGACAGTGTCTATCACCTTCCAGATGGCAATAATGTTATTAG GTGGACTGTTTACAAGAAATATTCCAGTGTGGCTGGACTGGATGAAGTATTTGTCATTTCTCCATTATTCCTTTCATTCCTTGATGGTACTCGAGTTTACAGATGGCAAGCCTGTAGA atgtcTTCTTCCAGCAGAAAATTCAGCATTCACTATATGTCAGTCAGCTAATGTGACAGAGATTCCTTCCAATCAGATTCTACAGTATTATGATATGACTTGGTCCTACTGGCAGTATATACTCGCATTATTGTTgtttacaattatatttaggGCACTTGGTTACTTTACATTAAGATATTTTCGCAAACCATTTTGA
- the LOC128550006 gene encoding uncharacterized protein LOC128550006: MAMAAVAVVTEAVPLIAEATVAVPASSSKTTSSSKRNASGSSTIELPAKTLPVVAVPTVAVPAIIEVSAEAKAAVAAKGEQAEREAAVAAKAIQVVALAAGSVPAKAVVTVGAAANAISTVPVPAIGVQSVVVAADEVLAVAVSSSSISSRSTNRSKSSRSSKHK, from the exons ATGGCAatggcagcagtagcagtagtgaCAGAAGCGGTACCATTAATAGCAGAAGCAACAGTAGCAGTACCAGCTAGCAGTAGCAAAACAACCAGTAGCAGCAAAAGAAATGCCAGTGGAAGTAGTACTA TAGAATTACCAGCAAAAACATTACCAGTAGTAGCAGTACCAACTGTAGCAGTGCCAGCAATAATAGAAGtatcagcagaagcaaaagcagcagtagcagcgaAAGGAGAACAAGCAGAAAGAGAGGCAGCAGTTGCAGCAAAGGCAATACAAGTAGTAGCATTAGCGGCTGGATCAGTGCCAGCAAAAGCAGTAGTAACAGTAGGAGCAGCAGCAAATGCAATATCAACAGTACCAGTACCAGCAATAGGGGTACaatcagtagtagtagcagcagacGAAGTACTAGCAGTAGCAGTGAGTAGCAGCAGTATAAGCAGTAGAAGTACAAATAGAAGCaaaagcagcagaagcagtaagCATAAGTAG